A window from Kovacikia minuta CCNUW1 encodes these proteins:
- a CDS encoding glycine betaine ABC transporter substrate-binding protein, translated as MPRFIALCCLTFALIFASVSCTPGNYASGGGDIIIASKDFTEQDILGELLAQQVEAKTELKVDRRPRLGGSFVCHQAITSGKIDAYIEYTGTAFTGILKQKPIADAQEVLRKLQQAYAEQFKLAVMPSLGFENTFAMIIRGEDAQRYNLQTLSQAAQYTPQWRGGFGYEFLEREDGFPGLAKTYNLQFSRPPQIMDLGLIYRALIQKQVDLIAGNSTDGQIARLGLVVLKDDKHYFPPYEAAPIVREATLEKYPKLRDAIAQLAGKISASEMQHMNYLVEGELRDVKDVVREFMQSKGLL; from the coding sequence ATGCCCCGTTTTATTGCCCTTTGCTGCTTAACATTTGCACTGATATTTGCCAGCGTCAGTTGTACTCCTGGCAACTATGCCAGCGGTGGTGGCGATATTATTATTGCCTCGAAGGATTTTACTGAGCAAGATATTTTGGGGGAGTTACTGGCGCAACAGGTGGAAGCAAAGACTGAACTGAAGGTCGATCGCCGCCCCCGCCTGGGAGGTTCCTTTGTCTGCCACCAGGCGATTACTAGCGGCAAAATTGATGCTTACATTGAATACACGGGCACTGCCTTCACGGGTATCTTGAAGCAAAAGCCGATCGCCGATGCCCAGGAAGTTTTACGCAAATTACAACAAGCCTATGCCGAACAATTCAAGCTGGCTGTCATGCCTTCCCTTGGGTTTGAAAACACATTTGCCATGATTATTCGGGGTGAAGACGCCCAACGCTACAATCTCCAGACCCTTTCCCAGGCTGCCCAATACACTCCCCAATGGCGCGGGGGGTTTGGTTACGAGTTTTTAGAACGGGAGGATGGCTTTCCTGGCCTTGCCAAAACGTACAATCTCCAGTTTTCCAGACCCCCTCAAATTATGGATCTGGGACTGATCTACCGAGCCTTGATCCAAAAACAGGTGGATTTGATCGCAGGTAACTCCACCGATGGGCAAATTGCCCGCCTTGGTCTGGTTGTGCTGAAGGACGATAAACATTACTTCCCACCCTACGAAGCTGCTCCCATTGTTCGGGAAGCAACCTTGGAAAAATACCCCAAACTGCGCGACGCGATCGCCCAACTGGCAGGCAAAATCTCTGCTTCCGAAATGCAACACATGAATTATTTGGTCGAAGGCGAATTGCGCGATGTTAAGGATGTGGTTCGCGAGTTTATGCAATCGAAGGGGCTGCTGTAA